AGTAGACTAACGCCATAGATTATGAACCTTAAGTTAACACACCAGAGACTACTCGTCTCAAATTACAAAGATTCTTTTCTGTTTTACCGCGATGTCCTAGGGTTTGCTCTCGATTGGGGTGATGAAAATAGCGGTTATGCGGAATTTGATCTCGGGTCTATCCACCTGGCTGTATTCACAAAAGATTTCATGTCCCAAGTAGTCCCCAACATCGACGAACCTTCACCCACAACCAACCAAGACAAAACAATTTTAATTTTCGCAGTCGATAACGTCGATGAAGTATATCAGCAACTCCAAGAACACAATGCCACAATTGTAACGCCACCTCAAGACCGCCCAGACTGGGGAATCCGTACCGCTCATTTTCGCGATCCTGATGGGAATTTGATGGAAATCTACACCAATCTGGGTATCGTCAATTGAAAGCTACCTACAGAGACTTTGTGATTCGTGATTGGTGCCAAAGCGATCGCACAAAAGTAGCTCAAGTCATCCATTCTGTATTATCAGAATACGGTTTGGCTTGGGAACCCGAAGGCGCAGACCAAGATGTACTGCAAATTGAAGCATATTACTTAGCAACCGGGGGCGAATTTTGGGTAATAGAACAGCAAAACAATGTGGTAGGTACGGGAGCATACTACCCAGAGCATCGCACAGAAAAATCTGTAGAAATCCGCAAAATGTATCTGTTACCCAGCGCCAGAGGTTTGGGATTAGGGAAATATTTGTTACAACAATTAGAAACAGCGATCGCATCCCGTGGTTATCAGCAAATTTGGATTGAAACCGCCAGCGTTTTAGCCACAGCAGTCAAACTCTATGAAAGCAACGGCTATAAACCAGCAACAGGAGTAAAAACAACACGCTGCGATCGCGTCTATTTGAAATACCTCCATCAGCCCTAAATGTCAACTTGGACTAAACATTTTACAGGGTTACTTAACCTGTTTCTCCAATCCCATTGTCCCCTGTGCGAAAGAAACACATCTAATGACATTTGTCAATATTGTGAAAGACAGTTGCAAAAATGTTCTCTAAAAGACCCTGGTATACGGTGGCAAGACCCTATACCAGTGTTTAGCTGGGGCTTGTATGGCGGAACCCTCAAACGGGCGATCGCCGTCATGAAATACGAGAATCAATCCCAAATCGCTCGCCCTTTGGGACAATGGTTAGGGGAAGCCTGGTTATTAAATTCACCAAAATTGAATTCCCAGGTTGTGGTTGTTCCCATCCCACTCCACAAAAGCAAACTAAAGCAACGTGGCTACAACCAAGCGGCATTAATAGCACAAAGCTTTTGCCAAACAACTGGGTTAAAATTAAACCTAAATGGTTTAGAAAGAGTCAGAGAGACTAAAGCGCAGTTTGGTTTATCTGCCTCTGAGCGAGCAAAAAACTTGGCTGCAGCTTTTGTTGTGGGACAAGGATTTCGCCGCCCAGATGCTTCGGTGCTGTTAATAGACGATATTTATACTACTGGTGCTACCGCAGCAGCAGCAGTGCAAACACTTCGTCAATGTGAAATTAGCGTCTTAGGATTAGTAGCTGTTGCTACTGCTGTCAAGGATCGATAAGCACATAATTCATGGCAAGCAATGTCTGAGAACTTTATAATTGACCAGATAACCCTGTTGTTGTGGGAACACTGCTGGACATGATAAGTAAAGCTTTTGCGGTGGGTTTGAAACAAATAATCATTATTCCTGTGACGTTACTGGCAATTGGCATCACGACAAGAGCCGCTTTTGCTCAAAATAAGTTATATAGTCCAATTCCCTTAACTACAACCGGTACAGAACTATCCGATACACTCTCAGATAAAGACATTCCCACAGGACAAGGCGGATTCGCCCGCGATTATGCCGTGAAGTTGAATAAGGGCGATAATCTAGCAGTTGATTTATCTTCAGAAAACTTTGACAGCATTATCACACTGCTAGCACCTGATGGCTCAACATTGGCAGAAAATGATGACGGTCCAGATGGTAGCAGCAATTCCCTATTGTTTACCCGCATCATAGAAACAGGTACTTATATCATTCGCATCCGGTCTTTTGGCGAAACTGGGGTGGGAAACTTTAAACTCAAGGTGACAAGGCTCCAGCCGATTAAGTGAAGTTAGCAGTTCCTAGCCCTTCCAGACAATACTGGATGGGCTAAGTTTTCTAGGGGTAACTTCTTGGGTGCTACAGGATGACCTCAAATTTAGTCAAAGTGCTTGATAGCAAAAATAAACGCCTTACAAATGAACTAAGTAAGGTTTTTATCGTTTTATTCAGCTAATTTCGCAGTATTACTCAGATGCACTGTGAATAG
The Gloeotrichia echinulata CP02 DNA segment above includes these coding regions:
- a CDS encoding GNAT family N-acetyltransferase, producing the protein MKATYRDFVIRDWCQSDRTKVAQVIHSVLSEYGLAWEPEGADQDVLQIEAYYLATGGEFWVIEQQNNVVGTGAYYPEHRTEKSVEIRKMYLLPSARGLGLGKYLLQQLETAIASRGYQQIWIETASVLATAVKLYESNGYKPATGVKTTRCDRVYLKYLHQP
- a CDS encoding VOC family protein, which gives rise to MNLKLTHQRLLVSNYKDSFLFYRDVLGFALDWGDENSGYAEFDLGSIHLAVFTKDFMSQVVPNIDEPSPTTNQDKTILIFAVDNVDEVYQQLQEHNATIVTPPQDRPDWGIRTAHFRDPDGNLMEIYTNLGIVN
- a CDS encoding PPC domain-containing protein — encoded protein: MISKAFAVGLKQIIIIPVTLLAIGITTRAAFAQNKLYSPIPLTTTGTELSDTLSDKDIPTGQGGFARDYAVKLNKGDNLAVDLSSENFDSIITLLAPDGSTLAENDDGPDGSSNSLLFTRIIETGTYIIRIRSFGETGVGNFKLKVTRLQPIK
- a CDS encoding ComF family protein, encoding MSTWTKHFTGLLNLFLQSHCPLCERNTSNDICQYCERQLQKCSLKDPGIRWQDPIPVFSWGLYGGTLKRAIAVMKYENQSQIARPLGQWLGEAWLLNSPKLNSQVVVVPIPLHKSKLKQRGYNQAALIAQSFCQTTGLKLNLNGLERVRETKAQFGLSASERAKNLAAAFVVGQGFRRPDASVLLIDDIYTTGATAAAAVQTLRQCEISVLGLVAVATAVKDR